A part of Crassostrea angulata isolate pt1a10 chromosome 5, ASM2561291v2, whole genome shotgun sequence genomic DNA contains:
- the LOC128185253 gene encoding uncharacterized protein LOC128185253 codes for MGSTRQATVTGINAPIEEVKNAFFDPRYLNDRAPISEEDITDFARKLHQCLFGRITVEIDTLRKPLSTDADYYQVLRFIDHQLPESIALEGFIADFEVALWKALKDRFPGTPIQGCVFHWTQVVLGKSRSTDFRLPITRSTQSTSSCANSWPCHLILPPEHIEETFLRLDGRAPEVLAPVMDFVYRTWIRSSVFKIDHWSVFMTSIRMNNDVEG; via the exons ATGG GATCCACAAGGCAAGCTACAG TGACAGGAATTAATGCGCCAATTGAGGAAGTAAAAAATGCCTTCTTTGATCCTCGATATTTAAATGACAGAGCCCCCATTAGCGAGGAAGACATAACTGACTTTGCCCGTAAACTCCATCag tgcctgtttgggaggataacagtggaaattgacaccctgagaaaaccattgtcaaccgacgcggaTTACTACCAG GTGCTGCGGTTCATTGACCATCAACTCCCAGAAAGCATTGCTTTGGAGGGATTTATTGCAGATTTTGAAGTAGCCCTGTGGAAGGCCTTAAAGGACCGGTTCCCTGGAACACCCATCCAAGGCTGTGTGTTCCACTGGACACAGGTGGTGTTAGGAAAGTCCAGGAGCACGGACTTCAG ACTGCCTATAACAAGAAGCACTCAGTCTACAAGTTCGTGCGCCAACTCCTGGCCCTGCCATTTGATCCTCCCACCTGAGCACATTGAGGAGACCTTCCTACGTCTGGATGGTCGTGCACCAGAGGTTCTTGCTCCAGTGATGGACTTTGTTTACAGGACGTGGATCCGTTCTTCAGTCTTCAAGATCGATCACTGGAGTGTGTTCATGACTTCCATCCGGATGAACAATGATGTGGAGGGATAG